In Balaenoptera acutorostrata chromosome 12, mBalAcu1.1, whole genome shotgun sequence, a single window of DNA contains:
- the IL1R1 gene encoding interleukin-1 receptor type 1 isoform X4, with product MRSALDIAPEENMKVLFRLVCFIALLTSSLEADKCEEREEEVILVSSAHEIDARSCPLILSEHKGPIIWYKNDGKTPVSTERDSRIHQHKDKLWFVPAEVEDSGYYYCAVSNSTYCLKTKIAAEFVQHEPNLCYNSQAVFTQRLLIPGDGQLVCPYLDFFKDENNELPQIQWYKDCKPLLLDNINFVGIANKLIITNVTTAHNGHYTCHASYTHLGKQYRVSRVIELITLVKSRKKRPEIVSPANETIEVVLGSWLQLICNVTGQLSNFVYWRWNGSAIKEYEPMMMEEFTYVQNPLNKRRSTVIARLNITAVESKFFLHPFICLAKNTEGRSTAYIQLMHPAPDFQTPTIGVFVMLTLVITCSVFIYKVFKVDIVLWYRDSFYDFLPKKASDGKTYDAYILYPKTPAEGSTSNSDIFVFNVLPEVLEKQCGYKLFISGRDDYVGESIVEVANETIKKSRRLIIILAREISGFCWLGNSSEEQIAMYNALIQEGIKVVLLELEKIPDYEKMPESIKFIKQKQGAIRWSGDIREGSQSTNSRFWKKVRYHMPVQRQPPSANHKLLSPATQLDSKEKRPLEVHVPLG from the exons ATGCGGTCTGCCCTGGACATTGCCCCTGAG GAGAATATGAAAGTATTATTCAGGCTTGTTTGTTTCATAGCTCTACTGACTTCTTCTCTGGAGGCTG ATAAATGTGAGGAACGTGAAGAGGAAGTTATTTTAGTTTCGTCTGCACATGAAATTGATGCTCGTTCATGTCCTCTTATCCTAAGTGAACACAAAGGCCCTATAATTTGGTATAAAAATGACGGCAAGACACCTGTATCTACGGAAAGAGACTCCAGGATTCATCAACACAAAGATAAACTTTGGTTTGTTCCTGCTGAAGTAGAGGATTCAGGATATTACTACTGTGCAGTGAG caATTCAACTTACTGCCTCAAAACTAAAATAGCTGCAGAGTTTGTACAGCATGAGCCTAACTTGTGTTACAATTCACAAGCCGTATTTACACAGAGACTACTGATTCCAGGAGATGGACAACTTGTATGTCCTTATTTGGattttttcaaagatgaaaacaaTGAGTTACCCCAAATACAGTGGTATAAG GATTGCAAACCTCTACTTCTTGACAATATAAACTTTGTTGGAATAGCAAATAAACTCATCATCACGAATGTGACTACGGCGCATAACGGGCACTATACGTGTCATGCATCCTACACACACTTGGGAAAGCAGTATCGTGTCAGCCGGGTGATAGAACTCATTACTCTAG tgaaaTCCAGGAAGAAGAGACCTGAGATCGTGAGTCCAGCTAATGAGACGATAGAAGTGGTCTTGG GATCCTGGCTCCAGTTGATCTGCAATGTTACCGGCCAGTTGAGTAACTTTGTCTACTGGAGGTGGAATGGGTCAGCAATTAAGGAATATGAACCTATGATGATGGAAGAGTTTACATA CGTGCAGAATCCTTTAAACAAGAGAAGGAGTACAGTCATCGCACGGCTTAATATTACAGCAGTGGAAAGTAAATTTTTTCTacatccatttatctgtttagCCAAGAATACAGAAGGAAGGAGTACAGCATATATCCAATTAATGCATCCAG CCCCTGATTTCCAGACGCCCACAATTGGTGTATTTGTCATGTTAACATTGGTAATTACATGCTCTGTTTTCATCTATAAAGTCTTCAAGGTTGACATTGTGCTTTGGTACAGAGATTCTTTCTATGATTTTCTCCCAAAAAAAG CTTCAGATGGAAAGACGTATGATGCATACATACTATACCCAAAGACCCCTGCGGAAGGGTCCACCTCTAACTCAGATATTTTTGTGTTTAACGTCTTACCTGAGGTCTTGGAAAAACAGTGTGGATATAAGCTGTTCATCAGTGGCCGAGACGACTACGTTGGGGAAA GCATTGTTGAGGTTGCTaatgaaaccataaagaaaagcaGAAGACTGATCATCATTTTGGCCCGAGAAATATCAGGATTCTGCTGGCTGGGGAATTCATCTGAAGAGCAGATAGCCATGTACAACGCTCTCATTCAGGAAGGAATTAAAGTTGTCCTGCTGGAGCTAGAGAAAATCCCAGACTATGAGAAAATGCCAGAATCCATTAAATTCATTAAGCAGAAACAAGGGGCCATACGCTGGTCAGGGGACATTAGAGAAGGGTCACAGTCTACGAACTCGAGGTTCTGGAAGAAGGTCAGGTACCACATGCCAGTCCAGCGGCAGCCGCCTTCAGCCAACCACAAGCTGCTGTCCCCGGCCACTCAGCTGGACTCTAAGGAGAAACGGCCACTGGAGGTCCACGTGCCCCTCGGGTAG
- the IL1R1 gene encoding interleukin-1 receptor type 1 isoform X5, with amino-acid sequence MKVLFRLVCFIALLTSSLEADKCEEREEEVILVSSAHEIDARSCPLILSEHKGPIIWYKNDGKTPVSTERDSRIHQHKDKLWFVPAEVEDSGYYYCAVSNSTYCLKTKIAAEFVQHEPNLCYNSQAVFTQRLLIPGDGQLVCPYLDFFKDENNELPQIQWYKDCKPLLLDNINFVGIANKLIITNVTTAHNGHYTCHASYTHLGKQYRVSRVIELITLVKSRKKRPEIVSPANETIEVVLGSWLQLICNVTGQLSNFVYWRWNGSAIKEYEPMMMEEFTYVQNPLNKRRSTVIARLNITAVESKFFLHPFICLAKNTEGRSTAYIQLMHPAPDFQTPTIGVFVMLTLVITCSVFIYKVFKVDIVLWYRDSFYDFLPKKASDGKTYDAYILYPKTPAEGSTSNSDIFVFNVLPEVLEKQCGYKLFISGRDDYVGESIVEVANETIKKSRRLIIILAREISGFCWLGNSSEEQIAMYNALIQEGIKVVLLELEKIPDYEKMPESIKFIKQKQGAIRWSGDIREGSQSTNSRFWKKVRYHMPVQRQPPSANHKLLSPATQLDSKEKRPLEVHVPLG; translated from the exons ATGAAAGTATTATTCAGGCTTGTTTGTTTCATAGCTCTACTGACTTCTTCTCTGGAGGCTG ATAAATGTGAGGAACGTGAAGAGGAAGTTATTTTAGTTTCGTCTGCACATGAAATTGATGCTCGTTCATGTCCTCTTATCCTAAGTGAACACAAAGGCCCTATAATTTGGTATAAAAATGACGGCAAGACACCTGTATCTACGGAAAGAGACTCCAGGATTCATCAACACAAAGATAAACTTTGGTTTGTTCCTGCTGAAGTAGAGGATTCAGGATATTACTACTGTGCAGTGAG caATTCAACTTACTGCCTCAAAACTAAAATAGCTGCAGAGTTTGTACAGCATGAGCCTAACTTGTGTTACAATTCACAAGCCGTATTTACACAGAGACTACTGATTCCAGGAGATGGACAACTTGTATGTCCTTATTTGGattttttcaaagatgaaaacaaTGAGTTACCCCAAATACAGTGGTATAAG GATTGCAAACCTCTACTTCTTGACAATATAAACTTTGTTGGAATAGCAAATAAACTCATCATCACGAATGTGACTACGGCGCATAACGGGCACTATACGTGTCATGCATCCTACACACACTTGGGAAAGCAGTATCGTGTCAGCCGGGTGATAGAACTCATTACTCTAG tgaaaTCCAGGAAGAAGAGACCTGAGATCGTGAGTCCAGCTAATGAGACGATAGAAGTGGTCTTGG GATCCTGGCTCCAGTTGATCTGCAATGTTACCGGCCAGTTGAGTAACTTTGTCTACTGGAGGTGGAATGGGTCAGCAATTAAGGAATATGAACCTATGATGATGGAAGAGTTTACATA CGTGCAGAATCCTTTAAACAAGAGAAGGAGTACAGTCATCGCACGGCTTAATATTACAGCAGTGGAAAGTAAATTTTTTCTacatccatttatctgtttagCCAAGAATACAGAAGGAAGGAGTACAGCATATATCCAATTAATGCATCCAG CCCCTGATTTCCAGACGCCCACAATTGGTGTATTTGTCATGTTAACATTGGTAATTACATGCTCTGTTTTCATCTATAAAGTCTTCAAGGTTGACATTGTGCTTTGGTACAGAGATTCTTTCTATGATTTTCTCCCAAAAAAAG CTTCAGATGGAAAGACGTATGATGCATACATACTATACCCAAAGACCCCTGCGGAAGGGTCCACCTCTAACTCAGATATTTTTGTGTTTAACGTCTTACCTGAGGTCTTGGAAAAACAGTGTGGATATAAGCTGTTCATCAGTGGCCGAGACGACTACGTTGGGGAAA GCATTGTTGAGGTTGCTaatgaaaccataaagaaaagcaGAAGACTGATCATCATTTTGGCCCGAGAAATATCAGGATTCTGCTGGCTGGGGAATTCATCTGAAGAGCAGATAGCCATGTACAACGCTCTCATTCAGGAAGGAATTAAAGTTGTCCTGCTGGAGCTAGAGAAAATCCCAGACTATGAGAAAATGCCAGAATCCATTAAATTCATTAAGCAGAAACAAGGGGCCATACGCTGGTCAGGGGACATTAGAGAAGGGTCACAGTCTACGAACTCGAGGTTCTGGAAGAAGGTCAGGTACCACATGCCAGTCCAGCGGCAGCCGCCTTCAGCCAACCACAAGCTGCTGTCCCCGGCCACTCAGCTGGACTCTAAGGAGAAACGGCCACTGGAGGTCCACGTGCCCCTCGGGTAG
- the IL1R1 gene encoding interleukin-1 receptor type 1 isoform X2, whose protein sequence is MKVLFRLVCFIALLTSSLEADKCEEREEEVILVSSAHEIDARSCPLILSEHKGPIIWYKNDGKTPVSTERDSRIHQHKDKLWFVPAEVEDSGYYYCAVSNSTYCLKTKIAAEFVQHEPNLCYNSQAVFTQRLLIPGDGQLVCPYLDFFKDENNELPQIQWYKDCKPLLLDNINFVGIANKLIITNVTTAHNGHYTCHASYTHLGKQYRVSRVIELITLVKSRKKRPEIVSPANETIEVVLGSWLQLICNVTGQLSNFVYWRWNGSAIKEYEPMMMEEFTYVQNPLNKRRSTVIARLNITAVESKFFLHPFICLAKNTEGRSTAYIQLMHPASDGKTYDAYILYPKTPAEGSTSNSDIFVFNVLPEVLEKQCGYKLFISGRDDYVGESIVEVANETIKKSRRLIIILAREISGFCWLGNSSEEQIAMYNALIQEGIKVVLLELEKIPDYEKMPESIKFIKQKQGAIRWSGDIREGSQSTNSRFWKKVRYHMPVQRQPPSANHKLLSPATQLDSKEKRPLEVHVPLG, encoded by the exons ATGAAAGTATTATTCAGGCTTGTTTGTTTCATAGCTCTACTGACTTCTTCTCTGGAGGCTG ATAAATGTGAGGAACGTGAAGAGGAAGTTATTTTAGTTTCGTCTGCACATGAAATTGATGCTCGTTCATGTCCTCTTATCCTAAGTGAACACAAAGGCCCTATAATTTGGTATAAAAATGACGGCAAGACACCTGTATCTACGGAAAGAGACTCCAGGATTCATCAACACAAAGATAAACTTTGGTTTGTTCCTGCTGAAGTAGAGGATTCAGGATATTACTACTGTGCAGTGAG caATTCAACTTACTGCCTCAAAACTAAAATAGCTGCAGAGTTTGTACAGCATGAGCCTAACTTGTGTTACAATTCACAAGCCGTATTTACACAGAGACTACTGATTCCAGGAGATGGACAACTTGTATGTCCTTATTTGGattttttcaaagatgaaaacaaTGAGTTACCCCAAATACAGTGGTATAAG GATTGCAAACCTCTACTTCTTGACAATATAAACTTTGTTGGAATAGCAAATAAACTCATCATCACGAATGTGACTACGGCGCATAACGGGCACTATACGTGTCATGCATCCTACACACACTTGGGAAAGCAGTATCGTGTCAGCCGGGTGATAGAACTCATTACTCTAG tgaaaTCCAGGAAGAAGAGACCTGAGATCGTGAGTCCAGCTAATGAGACGATAGAAGTGGTCTTGG GATCCTGGCTCCAGTTGATCTGCAATGTTACCGGCCAGTTGAGTAACTTTGTCTACTGGAGGTGGAATGGGTCAGCAATTAAGGAATATGAACCTATGATGATGGAAGAGTTTACATA CGTGCAGAATCCTTTAAACAAGAGAAGGAGTACAGTCATCGCACGGCTTAATATTACAGCAGTGGAAAGTAAATTTTTTCTacatccatttatctgtttagCCAAGAATACAGAAGGAAGGAGTACAGCATATATCCAATTAATGCATCCAG CTTCAGATGGAAAGACGTATGATGCATACATACTATACCCAAAGACCCCTGCGGAAGGGTCCACCTCTAACTCAGATATTTTTGTGTTTAACGTCTTACCTGAGGTCTTGGAAAAACAGTGTGGATATAAGCTGTTCATCAGTGGCCGAGACGACTACGTTGGGGAAA GCATTGTTGAGGTTGCTaatgaaaccataaagaaaagcaGAAGACTGATCATCATTTTGGCCCGAGAAATATCAGGATTCTGCTGGCTGGGGAATTCATCTGAAGAGCAGATAGCCATGTACAACGCTCTCATTCAGGAAGGAATTAAAGTTGTCCTGCTGGAGCTAGAGAAAATCCCAGACTATGAGAAAATGCCAGAATCCATTAAATTCATTAAGCAGAAACAAGGGGCCATACGCTGGTCAGGGGACATTAGAGAAGGGTCACAGTCTACGAACTCGAGGTTCTGGAAGAAGGTCAGGTACCACATGCCAGTCCAGCGGCAGCCGCCTTCAGCCAACCACAAGCTGCTGTCCCCGGCCACTCAGCTGGACTCTAAGGAGAAACGGCCACTGGAGGTCCACGTGCCCCTCGGGTAG
- the IL1R1 gene encoding interleukin-1 receptor type 1 isoform X6 encodes MKVLFRLVCFIALLTSSLEADKCEEREEEVILVSSAHEIDARSCPLILSEHKGPIIWYKNDGKTPVSTERDSRIHQHKDKLWFVPAEVEDSGYYYCAVSNSTYCLKTKIAAEFVQHEPNLCYNSQAVFTQRLLIPGDGQLVCPYLDFFKDENNELPQIQWYKDCKPLLLDNINFVGIANKLIITNVTTAHNGHYTCHASYTHLGKQYRVSRVIELITLVKSRKKRPEIVSPANETIEVVLGSWLQLICNVTGQLSNFVYWRWNGSAIKEYEPMMMEEFTYVQNPLNKRRSTVIARLNITAVESKFFLHPFICLAKNTEGRSTAYIQLMHPAPDFQTPTIGVFVMLTLLQMERRMMHTYYTQRPLRKGPPLTQIFLCLTSYLRSWKNSVDISCSSVAETTTLGKALLRLLMKP; translated from the exons ATGAAAGTATTATTCAGGCTTGTTTGTTTCATAGCTCTACTGACTTCTTCTCTGGAGGCTG ATAAATGTGAGGAACGTGAAGAGGAAGTTATTTTAGTTTCGTCTGCACATGAAATTGATGCTCGTTCATGTCCTCTTATCCTAAGTGAACACAAAGGCCCTATAATTTGGTATAAAAATGACGGCAAGACACCTGTATCTACGGAAAGAGACTCCAGGATTCATCAACACAAAGATAAACTTTGGTTTGTTCCTGCTGAAGTAGAGGATTCAGGATATTACTACTGTGCAGTGAG caATTCAACTTACTGCCTCAAAACTAAAATAGCTGCAGAGTTTGTACAGCATGAGCCTAACTTGTGTTACAATTCACAAGCCGTATTTACACAGAGACTACTGATTCCAGGAGATGGACAACTTGTATGTCCTTATTTGGattttttcaaagatgaaaacaaTGAGTTACCCCAAATACAGTGGTATAAG GATTGCAAACCTCTACTTCTTGACAATATAAACTTTGTTGGAATAGCAAATAAACTCATCATCACGAATGTGACTACGGCGCATAACGGGCACTATACGTGTCATGCATCCTACACACACTTGGGAAAGCAGTATCGTGTCAGCCGGGTGATAGAACTCATTACTCTAG tgaaaTCCAGGAAGAAGAGACCTGAGATCGTGAGTCCAGCTAATGAGACGATAGAAGTGGTCTTGG GATCCTGGCTCCAGTTGATCTGCAATGTTACCGGCCAGTTGAGTAACTTTGTCTACTGGAGGTGGAATGGGTCAGCAATTAAGGAATATGAACCTATGATGATGGAAGAGTTTACATA CGTGCAGAATCCTTTAAACAAGAGAAGGAGTACAGTCATCGCACGGCTTAATATTACAGCAGTGGAAAGTAAATTTTTTCTacatccatttatctgtttagCCAAGAATACAGAAGGAAGGAGTACAGCATATATCCAATTAATGCATCCAG CCCCTGATTTCCAGACGCCCACAATTGGTGTATTTGTCATGTTAACATTG CTTCAGATGGAAAGACGTATGATGCATACATACTATACCCAAAGACCCCTGCGGAAGGGTCCACCTCTAACTCAGATATTTTTGTGTTTAACGTCTTACCTGAGGTCTTGGAAAAACAGTGTGGATATAAGCTGTTCATCAGTGGCCGAGACGACTACGTTGGGGAAA GCATTGTTGAGGTTGCTaatgaaaccataa